The Williamwhitmania sp. nucleotide sequence CGTGGTGTACGAATCCACTGTGTATCCGGGCTGCACGGAGGAAGATTGCGTTCCGCTGCTGGAGCAGCTATCGGGGTTGAAGTATGTTGAGGATTTTAAGGTAGGCTTTTCACCGGAGCGGATCAACCCGGGTGACAGGGAGCATACGTTGGTGAAAATAAAGAAGATTACCTCCGGCTGCGATGCTGAATCGGCAGAGGAGATAGCAAAGACCTACGAGCTGATTATTCAGGCGGGCATACACCGCGCCAGCAGCATAAAGGTGGCAGAGGCGGCCAAAATTATTGAGAATACCCAGCGCGACATCAACATTGCGTTTATGAACGAGCTATCCATCATTTTCAACCGAATGGGAATTAATACCATGGAGGTGCTGGAGGCTGCAGGGACGAAGTGGAATTTTCTAAAGTTTTTTCCAGGGTTGGTTGGCGGTCACTGCATTGGGGTTGATCCATACTACCTGGTTTACAAGGCAAAGGAGGTGGGCTACCATCCTCAAATTATTAGTGCAGGTCGGTTTATCAACGACTCCATGGGTGGCTACGTTGCCAAGCAGACGGTAAAGAAGATGATTGGTGCTGACAAAAATCCAAAGGAGACCCACGTGCTCATTATGGGAGTAACCTTTAAGGAAAATGTGAGCGATATCCGTAATTCCAAGGTGGTTGACATCTATAGAGAACTAATTTCTTTCGGGGTGAAACACATTGATGTTATTGATGCTTATGCTGATGCCCAAGAGGTAAAACAAGAGTATGGATTTGATATCGCAAAGGAACCATCCGGAAAATACGATGCCATTATTGTTGCTGTAAGCCACCAACAGTATATCCTGCTAAAGGAGGAGTGGTTCCAAGGAATAGCATCAGAGGGTTGCATTTTTGTGGATGTAAAGGGAGTATATCGTGATAAAATCAAAGCCTTAAATTACTGGAGTCTTTAGATTGTTGGTGTATATTTTCTGCGCAATTGATTTTTAACGTCTGAGGCAAAAGCAGCATCAGACGTTTATGCATGAAGGATATTGCGAAATTGCATATTTCGTGAGCACTTTTTTGGGCCTTCGATTTGGTCTTACCCATTTTAGGGGTAATTTGGTCTGCCATATTTTATGCAGTCTTTTGTGGGACTGAGAGGGCGAAGCTGTATCAAAATTGGTTTATTAAAGTTTTCCACATAGAATTGATTTAAAGTTTGATAGAACCAAATATTGTTTGTGAACCTAGTAATTATTACCAGCAATGCAGAAGAATCTAATTGAATATTTTGATAGGGTTCAAAAACTCCATCCTAATAGAGCTGCGGTTATTGAGGGAGATAAGAGCATTTCATTTTCACAGCTAGGCCAAGATTCTAAAAATGTTGCCAATAGAATTATCGTAGCGGTTGAGCAAGTGCTAAACAAACCGGTTGCAGTTTTTTTACCAAAAGGCATCGAAAGCGTTGTGGCCGATTTGGCCATTACATATAGTGGGAATGTTTACATGAACCTGGATGTAAAATCGCCTCAGCTGCGCATTGAGAACATTCTCAACCTGATTCAACCGGTATTAATACTTACCAATAACGCAAATCGAGAGAGGTTAAGCGGCATTTCCTATAAATGCACTATTCTTTGCATCGACGACATTGAAGCTTCCAGCAGTGGGGACGAATTGATTTATCGGAGGCTCGAAGCGCATATCGATACTGACCCATACTGCATAATAAACACCTCTGGATCCACCGGAACGCCCAAAGGGGTTGTGCTAAACCATAGGAGCTTTATTGACTTTACCGAATGGGCTATTGATACGTTGCATATTAAAGATAATGAGATAGTTGGTTCTCTTTCGCCAATTGTGTTTGATATTTATAGCTTTGAGCTATGCATGTTGATGGCCAAGGGAAGCACTCTTGTAGTTTTGCCCGATTCGTTGGCCGCATTTCCTGCCAAGTTATTGAGCATAATGCAAGAACAAAAGGTTACCTTCATTTTTTGGGTGCCAACCATTATGGTGAACATTGCCAATATGGACTTGCTGTCGAAAATTGCTTTACCCGTTCTAAAAACTGTTTGGTTTGCTGGTGAGGTTTTCCCCACCAAGCAGTTTAACCAATGGAAGCAGCAGTTGCCCAGCACCAAGTTTGTAAACCTGTATGGCCCCATCGAAATTACGCTCGATTGCACCTACTATGTTGTGGAGAGAGAGCTAAAGGACAATGAACCTATCCCCATTGGGTTTCCTTGCAAGAATAGTGATGTCCTCATCCTAAATGAGTCGAACCAACGTGTGGCTATTGGTGAAGAGGGAGAGCTATGTGTGCGTGGCTCCTCTTTGGCAATGGGATATTACAACAATCCCGTGAAAACAGCAGAGGCTTTTGTGCAGAATCCTTTGAATTCGTCCTATCCCGAAATTATCTATCGAACGGGAGATATTGTTTCAATTAATGAGCGTGGCGAAATTGAATTCAAGGGTCGAAAGGATAGCCTCATAAAACACATGGGATATCGAATTGAATTGGGTGAAATTGAGCATGTTATAATTAATACGTTGAAGTTGGTGGAGAATGGATGTGTGGTTTACAACTTTAGCAAGAAGGAGATCACCCTATTTTTCGAAGCCAAAGGGGAGATATCTCTTGCGGAATTGAAATCAAAAATTGCGACCGTTTTTCCAAAATACATGATACCAACTGTATACATGCGGCTAGAAGAGATGCCACGCAATATTAATGGCAAAATCGACCGACTTTTCTTAAATAACTCCATCAATAATGGATAGGGTAAGCTCCCTTGAGGTAGTTCAGAATGCAAATAGGCGCATTAGAGGCAAGGGGAAGGGCTTCTTGACCAACTATTTTGGTGATTTAAAAAAAACAAATCGCTGGATTGACCTTGGGCTTTTGTTTTCCATCGAAAGCGACGATTATGCCTGTTTCTTCAAGAAAAATAGTGGTTTTTATAGCGGCTATTACTTTGTGGCAAATGCCGCTGCACTTAATGCTTTACTAGAGAAAGTTTGGCAGAAATATCCAAACGATACATTTGTTTTTGATAACGTTGGAACCAAGGAGTCATTAACAGAGGTTGCTGAAGTTTTTGAGAGCAGGGACTACTCACAATACACGCAGCTTCATCGAATGTCAAGGCTCGAGCAGCAACAGGCAACTTTGGCAATAAATGCTTCTGTTGAGTTTGCAACAAAAAACGATTTGCTGGAGGTAAAAGAGTTACTTGCTCGTTACTTTGACCCTCTTGCCGAGCAGCTGCCGCTCGATGGTGAGTTGCTAGAATGGATAGAGCAAAATGGTGTTGTCGTTTTTAGGGAGACCCACACCATAGTTGGTTTTGCCATTTTCGAAATAGTTGGAATTACTGGCTACCTACGCTATTGGTTTACCCATCCGTTGCATAGGAACAAAAAGGTTGGATCTTCACTACTTCATCGTTTTTTTGAGGAGGCACGATCAACCAAGCGCCAGCTTTTCTGGGTAATTAGCGACAACCATAATGCAATTGTTCGCTATGAGCATTATGGTTTTAAAAGTGAGAATTTAGTCGATATTGTCTTTGTAAATAATAAAGCTTTGAAGTATGAAAAAAGTGGTGATTGATATCTTAACGGACCTTCGGCCTGAGTTTGACTTTACTGAAGATGTTAATTTTATTGAACAAGGAATGCTCGATAGCTTCGATGTTGTAAATTTAGTAACTGCATTGGATGAGCATTTTAAGATATCTATTGATGGAATGGATGTATTGCCAGAAAATTTTGCCACGGTTGATAATATCGTAAATTTGCTAGTGAAAAATGGTGTGAAACAATGATCTTTAACTATAAAAACAAGGCGATTACAGGTATTCTTACTGTTCTGCCTTCAAGAGTTGTTCGTTTTGAGGATGAGATGGAGAACTACAACTTCTCCACGGCAAAGTCGCTTAAGCTCAAGATGGCAATGGGCTATAACACCCATCGAATTGTTAACGAAGATGTGACTGTTTCCGATCTATGCATTCACGGACTTACTTACCTTTTCGATAATGATTATCTGAAAAAGGAGGAGGTTGATGCCCTTATTTTGATAACCCAATCGCCCGACTACTTTATGCCACCCACCAGCAATGTAATTCAGGGACGGTTGGGCTTAAAAACCGATATGGTTTGCCTCGATATCAACCAAGGGTGTGCTGGATATATTGTTGGCCTTATGCAAGCATTCATGCTTTTGGAGCAAGAATCCATTAAGAAGGTGGTTGTGCTTAATGCCGATATTCTGAGCCGTAAGGTATCGAAAAGAGATCGAAATAGTAATCCACTAATTGGCGACGGAGCCTCTATTACCATTGTTGAGCGTAGCAGTAAGCCAACGAATATCTTCACTTTTCTTAAAATGGATGGAACAGGATCTGATGCACTGATGATTCCAGCGGGTGGTTTTAAATTACCCTCTAGTCCACAGACTGCTGAGATGCAAGAAGATGCTGCTGGTAATTTTCGATCGTTGGACAATCTTGTAATGAAAGGGGATGAGGTATTTAATTTCGTTCAACGTGAAGTACCACCGATGATTGAAGAGCTTTGTGCTCACGCAGGCGTTAATAAAAATGATATTGACTGGTATCTGTTTCATCAACCCAATAGGTTTATGTTGAATAAGTTGGCTGATAAGTTGGAGGTGCCTCGCGATAAAATGCCCAGCAACATTGTTGAAAACTTTGGGAACTCCAGCGGTGCTTCCATTCCAACTGTTATAACCCATAATATTGGCGACAAACTTACTAATGACTCCCTATTGGTTTGTCTAGCCGGTTTTGGCGTAGGTTTAACCTGGGCTTCCATGATACTACATCTTGAGAACCTGACGTTTGTTAAGCAAATTGATTTTTAATTTTTAAAATATTGTAATATGGATAAGTTTAAAGCACAGATGGCTGAAATTCTTGAAGTTGATGATTTTAATTTGAGTGATGAACTTAAGTCGTTTGAATGTTGGGATTCATTAACCATACTTTCAATTATTGCCTTTGCAGGCGATAGCTATAATGTTGCTTTGTCGGCAAACGATGTTATTGGATCGAAAACAGTTGGAGGTCTTTACGAACTGATTAATAGCAAAAAATAGTGAGCAGCTTTAATCCCTTTTCTCTTGAAGGTCGACGCATACTAGTTACTGGTGCTGCCTCGGGTATTGGCAAGGCCACAAGCATTATGCTTTCAAAGCTTGGTGCCAAGCTTTTGCTTATCGATATAAATCGAGAAGGTTTGCTGGAAACCAAGCAGCTCTGTAGCACTGACGATCAAATATTAGCCTTCGACCTTGTCGATTTTCCCAAGCTAAAGGCTGAAGTGTTGGAAATGGTTTTAAACTTTGGCAAGCTGAACGGAGTAGTGCACCTAGCCGGCAAGTCATATATTGCTCCGTTGAAATCGATAAGCGAGGAAAAGTGTTTTGACGTTTTTACCCTTAATACATACTCGGCCCTTGAATTGGCTAAGTTATTTATTAACAGGAACATTTATGCGGGCGAGAAGGGCTCTATCGTATTGGTTTCGTCCGTTTATGGAATTGTGGGATCTCCCGCAAATGTGGGTTATGCCATGAGTAAGTCTGCCTTGCTCGGAATAACAAAATCGCTTGCAATGGAGTTGGCAGGTAAGGGGATTAGAGTAAACTGTGTTGCTCCTGGATTTGTGAAGACCAACATGCTAAATTCGGCAAGTGAACTTTTTGATGCCAACTACGCAGAAACATTAAACCGCTTACATCCTTTGGGTATTGGAGAACCGGATGACGTTGCCAGCTCCATTGCTTATCTGCTTTCGGATGCCGCAAAATGGGTGACTGGGGCTGTTTTCAATATCGATGGCGGGTTTACTGCACAATAGCTCATACCTATGGAAGAAAAAAAGCAATTTATACTCGTTACCGGTGCCTCATCGGGTATTGGTAGGCATATTGCCATTAGCCTTTCCAAGAACCATAACGTAATTCTG carries:
- a CDS encoding nucleotide sugar dehydrogenase, whose translation is MIYQDLVAKHEKLAVIGLGYVGLPIALEFARKISVIGFDIKPDRVKLMQEGIDPSKELESEAFKGCEIEYTSHLEDLKKAKFFVVAVPTPIDDHNLPDLKPLLAATATVGKVLKKGDYVVYESTVYPGCTEEDCVPLLEQLSGLKYVEDFKVGFSPERINPGDREHTLVKIKKITSGCDAESAEEIAKTYELIIQAGIHRASSIKVAEAAKIIENTQRDINIAFMNELSIIFNRMGINTMEVLEAAGTKWNFLKFFPGLVGGHCIGVDPYYLVYKAKEVGYHPQIISAGRFINDSMGGYVAKQTVKKMIGADKNPKETHVLIMGVTFKENVSDIRNSKVVDIYRELISFGVKHIDVIDAYADAQEVKQEYGFDIAKEPSGKYDAIIVAVSHQQYILLKEEWFQGIASEGCIFVDVKGVYRDKIKALNYWSL
- a CDS encoding amino acid adenylation domain-containing protein, whose amino-acid sequence is MQKNLIEYFDRVQKLHPNRAAVIEGDKSISFSQLGQDSKNVANRIIVAVEQVLNKPVAVFLPKGIESVVADLAITYSGNVYMNLDVKSPQLRIENILNLIQPVLILTNNANRERLSGISYKCTILCIDDIEASSSGDELIYRRLEAHIDTDPYCIINTSGSTGTPKGVVLNHRSFIDFTEWAIDTLHIKDNEIVGSLSPIVFDIYSFELCMLMAKGSTLVVLPDSLAAFPAKLLSIMQEQKVTFIFWVPTIMVNIANMDLLSKIALPVLKTVWFAGEVFPTKQFNQWKQQLPSTKFVNLYGPIEITLDCTYYVVERELKDNEPIPIGFPCKNSDVLILNESNQRVAIGEEGELCVRGSSLAMGYYNNPVKTAEAFVQNPLNSSYPEIIYRTGDIVSINERGEIEFKGRKDSLIKHMGYRIELGEIEHVIINTLKLVENGCVVYNFSKKEITLFFEAKGEISLAELKSKIATVFPKYMIPTVYMRLEEMPRNINGKIDRLFLNNSINNG
- a CDS encoding GNAT family N-acetyltransferase — its product is MDRVSSLEVVQNANRRIRGKGKGFLTNYFGDLKKTNRWIDLGLLFSIESDDYACFFKKNSGFYSGYYFVANAAALNALLEKVWQKYPNDTFVFDNVGTKESLTEVAEVFESRDYSQYTQLHRMSRLEQQQATLAINASVEFATKNDLLEVKELLARYFDPLAEQLPLDGELLEWIEQNGVVVFRETHTIVGFAIFEIVGITGYLRYWFTHPLHRNKKVGSSLLHRFFEEARSTKRQLFWVISDNHNAIVRYEHYGFKSENLVDIVFVNNKALKYEKSGD
- a CDS encoding phosphopantetheine-binding protein, producing MKKVVIDILTDLRPEFDFTEDVNFIEQGMLDSFDVVNLVTALDEHFKISIDGMDVLPENFATVDNIVNLLVKNGVKQ
- a CDS encoding ketoacyl-ACP synthase III is translated as MIFNYKNKAITGILTVLPSRVVRFEDEMENYNFSTAKSLKLKMAMGYNTHRIVNEDVTVSDLCIHGLTYLFDNDYLKKEEVDALILITQSPDYFMPPTSNVIQGRLGLKTDMVCLDINQGCAGYIVGLMQAFMLLEQESIKKVVVLNADILSRKVSKRDRNSNPLIGDGASITIVERSSKPTNIFTFLKMDGTGSDALMIPAGGFKLPSSPQTAEMQEDAAGNFRSLDNLVMKGDEVFNFVQREVPPMIEELCAHAGVNKNDIDWYLFHQPNRFMLNKLADKLEVPRDKMPSNIVENFGNSSGASIPTVITHNIGDKLTNDSLLVCLAGFGVGLTWASMILHLENLTFVKQIDF
- a CDS encoding phosphopantetheine-binding protein, which translates into the protein MDKFKAQMAEILEVDDFNLSDELKSFECWDSLTILSIIAFAGDSYNVALSANDVIGSKTVGGLYELINSKK
- a CDS encoding SDR family oxidoreductase, producing MSSFNPFSLEGRRILVTGAASGIGKATSIMLSKLGAKLLLIDINREGLLETKQLCSTDDQILAFDLVDFPKLKAEVLEMVLNFGKLNGVVHLAGKSYIAPLKSISEEKCFDVFTLNTYSALELAKLFINRNIYAGEKGSIVLVSSVYGIVGSPANVGYAMSKSALLGITKSLAMELAGKGIRVNCVAPGFVKTNMLNSASELFDANYAETLNRLHPLGIGEPDDVASSIAYLLSDAAKWVTGAVFNIDGGFTAQ